In Sebastes fasciatus isolate fSebFas1 chromosome 15, fSebFas1.pri, whole genome shotgun sequence, a genomic segment contains:
- the LOC141784025 gene encoding alcohol dehydrogenase 1-like, whose protein sequence is MMVIKCKAAVAWEPNKPLVIEEVEVAPPQANEIRMKIVATAVCHSDLYHLFERMHKDGFPVVLGHEAAGIVESVGPGVTEYQPGDKVIPLFLTQCRECRFCK, encoded by the exons GTCATCAAGTGCAAGGCAGCAGTGGCCTGGGAACCCAACAAGCCTTTGGTGATTGAGGAGGTTGAGGTGGCCCCGCCCCAGGCCAATGAGATACGCATGAAG ATTGTGGCGACTGCAGTGTGCCATTCGGACTTGTACCACCTTTTTGAAAGGATGCATAAAGACGGCTTCCCAGTAGTCCTCGGCCACGAGGCAGCCGGCATCGTAGAGAGCGTCGGGCCTGGAGTCACTGAATATCAGCCAG GAGACAAGGTTATCCCTCTGTTCCTCACCCAGTGTAGAGAATGTCGCTTCTGTAAG
- the LOC141783119 gene encoding alcohol dehydrogenase 1-like yields the protein CVKGWGVSVLVGWTDLYDVATRPIQLIGGRTWKGSTFGGFKGRDGVPQMVKAYLDKKVKLDEFITHNMTLDQVNDAIELMKRGECIRTVLNVSPQ from the exons TGTGTTAAAGGCTGGGGTGTTAGTGTGCTGGTTGGCTGGACAGACCTGTACGATGTTGCTACTCGGCCCATTCAACTAATCGGTGGACGGACATGGAAGGGCTCCACATTTGGAG GCTTTAAGGGTAGGGATGGCGTGCCTCAGATGGTTAAAGCCTATCTGGACAAGAAGGTGAAGCTGGATGAATTCATCACTCACAACATGACTTTGGACCAGGTCAATGATGCCATTGAGCTGATGAAGCGTGGTGAATG CATCCGGACGGTCCTGAATGTTTCTCCACAATAA